The nucleotide window TTGCTCTGGCTGAGGCTGAGGATCCATGATCGATTAGGGTCAGCTTCTAGGGTTTGTGACTTGACTGTTTCCCAAAAGTGAAAACCTAAACAGTAAATATTTATGAGCAAAACAAAAGCCTGATATTTGtacttccctttttttttcttttttttttttttaaagaagcgAAGTCCTAAGAAACAACTGACTCTCACGCATGCAACAAGTTacaacagtttttttttttccagctaATTTGGGGATACCATAATTAGCCTGCAAATTaagttaaaattattaatcttCGCATGTCATTTCTGGCCTCCAAAATAAGTTATTAATTATAATCTTCACCTGCcacattcataattttttttttgggtaaatacTACGATGTGTCTCCACACCCGAAGATGGGATTAATCCCCGTTCGGAATCGGATTGCCCGTGGCCACATTCATAATTTTGactaattaatattctgcCATTTTAGGCAGGTGATCTTGGCTCTTCAACAAGGATTAGGCAATCAACACAAAGCATCAATTACCATAAGTGATAAATTAGATCTATAATTAATAATGTGGCATCCATAATTGAtccaaaaaaagatatataagTTAATATTACAATACCATGATGAAAACAAACACCATCAAGGAAGATGAAAGAACAAGAGTCTCTTTTAAGCCATCAAAGCTTTTATTATATGCTCTgtaataatttataataatatttttgcaTAGTTGAATATCATCCTCAGCAAATTCCAGGCAAGTTGTCCCAAGAGCTAGAGGCTTTGCCATGCTCTGCTGTGGCAGTAACAGGGAACAATGCGGCCATATGCTGCTGCATGTCAAAATCCAAACAAGCATCCGTTAATCCGGAAGAGTGACCGTTGGAGAGCTCTCCACTGTCACTATACCAATCGGAGATAGGCTCGGTGGAAGGGATGAAACTGAACAGCTTTGACAAATCTTCAGGCAGGGAGCTAATGTGATCATCCTGGATTGGCTTTGCTTCTGGCATGTATTGAGAGAAAAGGTCATTATTATGAAAGTCAGATTAATtaacaaacaaattaagaaagagaaaatggctcctagcagagagagaaagagaaagcatGGCCTTTAACTAGGTTTTGCAAATACGATGAAAGATGAGTATGCGACGAGCTGTAAACTCAGACATCCTCGGTTCCAACCCTCAAATGCGCAAAAACTTAAAAGGATAAAAGAAGTTGGGAATAAATCTAAAAGATAGAGAAGTCCACTCTAGAGGCAGGGTCAGTTAATCTGCACACCATCTAAACCATCACTTACTCAAAAAGGGGCGAAAAAGAATAGAACAGAAAAGACATATGCACACGCTTCACACACAAAGTCTCCATATTCGAAATATGGAAATGTGTGGACATCAAGGCTTTACCTAAAGATGCTAATGACACACAAAGTTTTCCACTTCAGAAGATGATTTTACTTGTTCATTATCACTAATAttagaaaatcaaatcataATTCATTTTGGGGGAATCAGAGGATAAGAACTTTGACAATTGATATGTTAATGCGTCTGAGCTGTTTTTAGTGTCATAAACCATAATtgaaacataaatttttttctttcacgaCTCACTCAATTCAGAAAAACTTCTGTGAAATGGAATATCATTTTTTTGCTATCCTGACCAATCATGGTATGTTACGCGTGATAACTTTTCCACTTAGCATGATTGGTCAGGATGGCAAAACAATGCTAATTCCCGTTCCACACAAGTGTTTCTCCGCTCAATTATATGGTAGTAAAGGTAGCAGTTGAAACGCATtaaaaagaaccaaaatcaAAGCAGATCAAAAGGAAGTTAATGCTTAGAAAGCATCAAAAGCCCAGCTTAAACAGCATTTGATGTGTCTGACACAAGAAATTGCATGCACACAATGAAACAGAGCATTTAAGCACAAACAAGCAGAAACAGAGCATTTATGATGAAAACCGAAATTCAAtcacaaacaaacaagaataacaaattaacaaaaaaccAATACTTCACCTAATAACGAGCCCTCGAGGGAGCTTGTAGACTGCAGCCATCGGGTATAATTATCCAACACATGCTTCTCCTCAAATGAACTGAATAGCCCATTTGCTCTCTTTGAAGGATTTCCACCACCACAAGCTAATACCTCAGCTTCTTGTAATAAGTCCTCCAACAACCCATTACTGCTATGGGACTGGCTGGCGgatactgctgctgctgccgcTGTCGAGCTTACCTTGGTATCAATGGTAACCTCAGACTGCGTTTGGGATACTTGGCTTGAAGGGAGCTCCGACTTGACTGAGTAAACTGAGCCAGTAGATGACAAGAAACTCTCAGAGTACTCGAACTGGGTTCGCGACGATGGCAATGGCGGTAAAGATGGGTTCAAAGTCCGCGGGAACTGAAAGGAGGCAATCTCAGGAATTGAATTGGTGATTGTTAAGTGAGAAGAGGCAATGTCAGGCATTGAATTGGCGCGTAGAATGGAAGCACTTCTTTGCGGGGTTGGGGAGACTGGGGGGGAGAATCCGACAGAGTCACGGTACCGTTTGTAGCGTACCGGGGCTCCGAGGATGGGGGCGGGACGGTGGAAGGTGAAGGAGGAGAAGGAAGAGGTGGTGGGGGGGTTGCTGGGATCAAAGAGAGGGAGGGAAGTGAGAGTAGTGGACTTGGGATGGTGTggggaggagagaggagagagagatggtggAGTGGGAGAGAGTGAGTGCATATGATGGGCTTGGATTGGGCTTTGGATTTGGAAGGAAAAAGTTGGGGTTGTGCAATTGTTGGTGGATTGGAAAGGGTTTTGGATTGTGGTTGTGGGTAAGGATCGGGAATGGGAATGGGATTGTTGCGGTTGTTTAATGTCATTGGGATATAGCGGTAGGCCTTGGCGTTGCCTCCTCTTCACCCTTGTGTTCCAGTAGTTCTTTATTTCGTTGTCTGTTCGCCCAGGTAACTATacaaaaaagaacagaaacaATCAGATTAGATGCTCTCTGGAGAAATTTCTGTTTCACAACagaaaattaaagcaaaagCCATAGcagtattttttttcccttcaaaaGCAAGGGAAGAAACCAAATGAAATCTGTTTCCAGAGCAAAAAAGGCCAAACCCAGCAgcattttgttttccaaaacaaaaacatgggcacaagaaataaaaaacacagaaGTGAAATGAGGAAATTatcaagaaaaatgaaaactcatTTGTCGTTACCTGAGAAGCCATGCGAGCCCATTTGTTGCCATACTTGGCGTGCAGCTCAAGAATGAGCCTCTCTTCATCATGAGAGAAGGCACCTTTCTTCAAGTTGGGACGGAGATGATTGGCCCAGCGGAGCCTGCAGCTCTTGCCGCAGCGATTGAGCCCAGAGTTCCTCTGCACCGCGTTCCAATTGCCCTCGCCGTGTTTCCTCACATACTCCATCAAAATCTGGTCCTCCACCGCGGTCCATGGACCTTTCTTCAGACCCTTGCTGCCCTCCACCacatcaccaccacctcctcctccgccGCTCAATTCCTGCGGTGACCTTCCCTCGTTCTGCTGTAGCAAACcgctgttgttgttgctgctgctgctgggtGTCATCATCAATGAAATAGAGAGACCAATATCAAAGACAGACAGATTCTGGTTGGCCCAGCAAGTCAATATCAGACACAACCCGGGCAGAAATTGTATATAATTGCAAAGAAAACTATTTGAGCTGCACTTTTTTGTGGCCCCCAGTTGCttagtttttctttgaaatttaCATATTAATTATGCTGCCCTTTCTATTGGGTATGTTGATGAGTTTCTGTGggtttttttcgttttttcgATAGCGGTATTGGGTTTGACAGAGACCCCTCTCTACTCCTTTTTGATAAAGAAACTTTATTGTAGCACTACTTCAACATTTTAGAGCTTGTTGGGCTTGGAGTatgaggagaaagagaggggcggaggaggaggaggaggaggaggaggtggtggtggtggtagaaGAAGCCTTCCTTTAGCCTCTAGCACCCGGAAATCAGATGAGCGGTGAGAGACGAGAGATGGGTTGTAGTTGTTTGTGTAGTGGAGGAAATGTAAAATGTATTTGTTTAGAAGACTACTTGTGAGACACCAAGCTGTAACATAATTTTTCAGAGGCTGCTCATATTTTTGGGCAATTGGTTTTTTCAAAGCCTTTCATCACATGACACAAAATCTTCTTTTAGGCTTAGCTGGTACCTTGGGGTGTCTTGGCATTTGTCAGTTCATTACTGTGGTAAAAAAGGTAAAGACAGATgggttttggttatttttgggGAAGTGGGTAAAGTGGCAGTTCAAGATTGCCATTTCGTTCAGATTGGGGAGTTAGCTAAGACGGCGCCGTTTTTCAGAGTTTCAGTACAAACTACAGCCCCTTGGCTCTTTCTGTCACCTACGGCCTGGATGCGCAGCCCTCATGTCCTCTGTAATATTGCtataaaagtaaaaacttaTATGTTTCCTActcatttatttggataaAACGAAactaataaaaagaagaagaagataaagatTCACTTTTAGAAGCAGGTCTTAGCCGTATTAATGAAGTGTTTACAATGTCCAAAATGTGATCTGTACTTGGAATATGATTaggaattaaaaatattttacttaGAGTGTTGTTATTTACATAATCATCTATCTTATTTCTTTATCcaccttatttttaaaattttaaagacaaatttacctatttgtaaaatgacttccAAAAATCATTCTCAAAACTTGTCATGTGTCAATTGCTATAACTATACTTCAATCTTTActtttaaatcattaaaagaattttaaacaaaaaaataaagtacaataatataaaaaattagcaatttttttttttataaaaaaaactatctCCCTTTCTCACCTCCCAACCCGACTTACCCAACTCCCAATCACCATGTCCGCTGATCCTTACCCCTTCCTCCCATCACCTCCAAACCCAACCACATCACcgctcatctctctctctctctctctctctctctctctctctcccacacAACGCAACTCCACCCCAATATTACTGATATATGACCAACAAAAGAAGGGCATCCAACCCTTGGTTCCTCAATTGCTACCTTATAGATGAATAGGCTTTCGTCCTTATCAACCAGAAGGCCACATAAAACACAAACGTAAATTTCAGTCCCTTTTGCACTCAACAATACTGACAAAATAGGATTTTGATGGTGTTGAGGGCTAAAAAATCTCAAGGAAGGTCCATGTATATTTTAGGCCTAATGCATAATTGTGCTATAGAATAAGCCTAGCTAGGATACACGGAGGCCCATCAAATATGGTTGTGAAGTGCCTACACAAGTTTTGATATCTGCGTCATGTCAAGCGATACTAGAATTCGGCACGTGGGGAGGTCATGGTACTTGTTTACCAATTTCACAACAAACCTGTTTATACCTAATTAAACGGCCTATTACCACCGGACACGTGGACAGGATCCACTCTGATCACAGGGCCCCTACGGCATGCTCCCTACCGAAGCTATATATCTTGGCCCTTTTTACCAACAGACACGTGTCATGTTCACAATCCATGCctggagtcccacatcggaaaaatGAGCACAacgcacacctcccaaggtctatataaggagacccatatccccaaaaggGAAGAATGAGAACTAACGGTACGCTATCGtgtgatctgtcagttaaccTTACTAAATTCGTACTcatttaggcatcggagagccttcggccggtaccgcaccggtaccccaaggatTTACCGAACGCGtccttttgcaggtacttGACCCTCTGGAGTGGACCACTTACCAAGGACAGGGACCTACCGAAGGGACATTTTGACTAAGTTGACGAATTACGTATcaaaccactttttcgcatcaacagtttggcgccgtctgtgggaaaccaaaaaatcatcaacccacAATCCCCTAAGCACATGGGGACCACTTCAAAACAAACGTTCCTAGCGGAAGAGGGGGTACCGTTCGGAAGGCAGAGCGGAGCTAGCCCAGCGCTACCTCCAAACACTCCCTTCGGAAAAGCCCCCGCTACCCAAACGGTTGCCGAAGCCGAGATGGCAGCCCAAATCGCATCCTTACGGAAGGACATGGCGAGGCTTCAAGAACACAACAACTTCCTTTCTTCCAAAGTGGACGAAACCCAGCAGTTGCTTCACCTGCAGCAACCGCAGAACATACAGACAACTCGCTCTTCCAAGAGCTTGCAGAACCCCCGCGGAAAGAACAAACGCGCGAAGGTAGCAAAGGCAACACCCGCACCTTCCAGAGAGTTAGTGGTTCCGGCACCCCGGGATCAGCCGCACATCCCAAGGAAGGTCTACACCGATTGCCGACATCGGATTAACGACCGGGAGCATCGCACTAACGATCGGGagccagagagagaggggtcACCGATCAGGATTGGCGCTCGAATAAGGGAATCACGGATGAATAACCTAGGGGATAAGTCGCCTATTCGGAAGGTCAGGGGAT belongs to Prunus persica cultivar Lovell chromosome G4, Prunus_persica_NCBIv2, whole genome shotgun sequence and includes:
- the LOC18780105 gene encoding transcription factor MYB28: MMTPSSSSNNNSGLLQQNEGRSPQELSGGGGGGGDVVEGSKGLKKGPWTAVEDQILMEYVRKHGEGNWNAVQRNSGLNRCGKSCRLRWANHLRPNLKKGAFSHDEERLILELHAKYGNKWARMASQLPGRTDNEIKNYWNTRVKRRQRQGLPLYPNDIKQPQQSHSHSRSLPTTTIQNPFQSTNNCTTPTFSFQIQSPIQAHHMHSLSPTPPSLSPLSSPHHPKSTTLTSLPLFDPSNPPTTSSFSSFTFHRPAPILGAPVRYKRYRDSVGFSPPVSPTPQRSASILRANSMPDIASSHLTITNSIPEIASFQFPRTLNPSLPPLPSSRTQFEYSESFLSSTGSVYSVKSELPSSQVSQTQSEVTIDTKVSSTAAAAAVSASQSHSSNGLLEDLLQEAEVLACGGGNPSKRANGLFSSFEEKHVLDNYTRWLQSTSSLEGSLLEAKPIQDDHISSLPEDLSKLFSFIPSTEPISDWYSDSGELSNGHSSGLTDACLDFDMQQHMAALFPVTATAEHGKASSSWDNLPGIC